The Maridesulfovibrio salexigens DSM 2638 region GCGAATCCTGATCCCGCTCGCCATCACCCTTGTGGCACCGTTCTTCATTTGGTTTTTCCGGGAGAACATCAATCGCCGCGAGGCCGTTTCCATCTGGGCCGGTATCCTGACCTTCCTTTCCGTGGCTTCTATGGTTCCCGATGTTATGGAAGGCAAGATTGTAGAGTACACATTGTTCACCCTTTTTCCGGGTGTAAAAGTTTCTTTCGCTGCGGACGGGCTGGCTTTTATCTTTGCCCTGATCGCATCATTTCTGTGGGTATTCGCCACCAGCTATAACATCGGCTACATGCGCACCCTTAACGAGCATGCCCAGACCAGATATTACTTCTGTTTTGCGGTTGCCATTTTCGGTGCGGTGGGAGTTGCTTTTTCGGCGAATATTTTTACTCTCTATCTTTTCTATGAAATCATTTCCGTATTCACTTACCCGTTGGTTGCTCACCATCAGGATGATGTCTCCTTTAACGGGGCGCGGAAATATATGGTCTACCTGATGGGTACCTCCAAGTTGTTTCTGCTCCCGGCCATGGTCATGACCTATGTGCTCTGCGGAACCTTGGATTTTCATCTCGGCGATGTGGCGCAGGGAATTTTTCCACCGGACGCCGACCCCACACTGGTGACCATTACCTACGTACTTTACATTGCAGGTCTGGCAAAAGCAGCGCTTATGCCATTTCACAACTGGCTTCCTTCAGCAATGGTCGCGCCGACTCCGGTCTCCGCATTACTGCATGCGGTGGCTGTTGTTAAGGCCGGGGTTTTCTCAGTTTCCCGCGTGATCCTTTCCGGCTTCGGTGTGGATCTGATGGATAAACTGGGATTGGGACTGCCGACAGCATATCTTGCGGCATTCACCATTGTAACGGCTTCGCTCATTGCCCTTACCAAGGACGATATCAAGGCAAGGCTTGCCTATTCCACTGTCAGCCAGCTTTCCTACATCATTATCGGTGTAGCCATGCTGACCCCGGAAGCAGTGCAGGGCGGTTTGATGCACATAGCTCACCACGCTTTTTCCAAGATCACATTGTTCTTCGGTGCCGGTGCCATTTATGTGGCAACCCACCTTAAGAAGATCAGCCTTATGGATGGGCTGGGCAGGCGAATGCCGTGGACCTTCGGGGCCTTCGCCATTGCTTCACTGTCTATGATCGGGGTGCCTCCGGTCTGCGGATTCGCCACCAAATGGTATCTGGTCAAAGGTGCGGTAAGTATAGGTCAATGGGGACTGCTGGTGGCTTTGCTGGCAAGTACTTTGCTAAATGCCGGATATTTCGGACCCATTGTCTATCGGGCATTTTTCAAGGCTCCGGCAGAGGGAGCCAATATCGAGCAATACAACGAGGCCCCGCTGTGTATGGTCATTCCGCTTTTTACCACGGCTCTGATCTCAGTCTGGCTGGGACTTTATCCCCAGACTTTCCTGAACTTCATCAACGTGTTCGGTAAATTCTAAGGAGAACCGCCATGATCGAAAAACTTGGAAACTGGTTCGAAACCCAGCGCACGCAGAAAATGAGGTTCTGGAAACTGCTTTTCGCAGGATTCCTTGTGCTGCTGGTGATGCTGAATTTCTTCATCCATCCGCATCATGTGGAATATCATTATGACGGTTACCCCGGATTCTGGGAAATCTTCGCTCTTGCTGCTTCAGTGGGCATGGTTTTTCTGATGAAGGTACTCATCCAGCCTTTTCTGGTAGGACCGGAAGAGGGCGAGGATTATACAGAAGGAGGAAACAATGACCATTAATGGTTTTCTCCATCCGGCACTGGCTTTTATCGCCTTGGCAATGGCCTTGCCATTCTTCCGGGGCAAGCAGTGGAAATGGTTTCTGCTCGTCCCCCCTGTAATTGCCATAGGGGTGGTCTTTACTGCCACACTTGGTAATTTCGGGGTAATTCCATATCTCGGTAATGTGCTGGTGCTAGGCCGGGTGGATAAGCTTTCGCTGGTCTTTGCCAACGTATTCGCTATCCAGTCTCTCATCGGTATGATCTACGCTTTGCATACGGATGATAAAGCGCACCATGCTGCGGCGTCCCTTTATGTTGCCGGATCATTCGGTTGTGTATTTGCCGGAGACTATTTGTCCCTGTTTATTTTCTGGGAACTCATGGCTGTGGCCTCCACCTTTTTGGTCTGGCTGCACCGCACCAAGACTTCCAGCGCTGCCGGTTTCAGGTACTTCCTGTTCCATATGCTCGGCGGTCTGTTCCTTCTTGGTGGATTGCTGCTCCGTTACTCCGAAATCGGAACTTTCGCTTTCCTGCCTGTGGACCCGCAGGGAATGGAATATTACGACTGGCTGATCCTGACCGGATTCTGCGTCAACGCAGCTGTTGTGCCTTTGCATGCATGGCTGCCTGATGCCTATCCCGAAGCAACTGTTCCGGGGGCGGTTTTTATGTGTGCCTTCACCACCAAGACTGCGGTTTACGTGCTGGCCCGAGGATTCTCCGGGGTTTACGCATTGGCAGTGGCCGGAACAATCATGGCTGTCTATGGAGTGCTTTACGCGTCAATGGAGAACAATGCGCGTAGGATTCTTTCCTACCACATCGTCTCGCAGGTCGGTTACATGGTCGCCGGTATCGGTATCGGTACAGCCATGTGCATCAACGGTGCTGTTGCTCACGCTTACGCACATATCCTTTATAAGGGGTTGCTCTTCATGAGTGTGGGTACGGTGCTTTATGCAGTAGGAACTGCCGACTTGGACCGCCTCGGTGGGCTGGTCGGGAAAATGCCTGTGGTCATGCTTCTGTACATGGTCGGGGCGGTTTCCATTTCCGGTATGCCGCTTTTCAACGGATTTGTATCAAAGACCATGACTATTACCGGGGCTGCTGAAGCTCATCACACTTTGCTGGCCGTAGGGCTTGAAATCGCCGCCGTAGGTACTTTCCTTTCGGTTGGTATTAAGCTTCCGTACTTTGCCTTCTGGAATAAACCGGCAAAGACGGACATCAAACTAAATCCCATTCCCAAGAATATGTACGTGGCAATGGGTATCGCGGCTTTCCTCTGTTTCGCACAGGGTGTTTATCCGCAGATGCTCTACAAGCTGCTGCCGTTCCCGGTTGAATATCATCCTTACACCCCGTGGCACCTGTTGCAGGCTTCAATGCTGCTGGCATTTACCGGAGCAGGTTTCTGGATCATGCGTAAGGTCATCGTACCGCACCACGGACGTAACCTCGATTTTGACAAGCTGTACCGTTTCATCGGTAATATGGGCTTGCTTTTGGTCTGCCGCCCCATCGCATGGGCTGATTCAGTCTGGACCACAGTGTATCGGGTGATCGGGCTTAAGTGGTTGATGGATTCTGCTGCCGGATCATCATGGTTTGACCGGAAGGGTATTGATACCGTTGTGGATGGCACCGCATACACCGTACGCAATATCGGTAAGACAGGAGCCAAGATACAAACCGGACGTTTGCAGGATTACCTCGGAATGGCTGTGTTCATCGCGCTCTGCGTCTACGGCTTAGTCTGGTATTTCGGATAAAGGGGAGAGAATACAATGCAAGAATTCGCTTATCCTGTTCTGACTGTCCTCGTGTTCTTTCCTTTGCTGGCGGCTGTCGGGCTTTTCTTCCTGAAAGGCGACAACACCATCAGGATGTACACATTGGGCGTGTCAATAATTGAACTCGCACTCTCATTTCCGCTCTTCGCCGGATTCAAGCTTGAGTCAGCAGCCTTCCAGTTTGTGGAACGCATGGACTGGGTTAAGCAATGGGGGGTAGAGTATTACCTCGGTACTGACGGCATCAGCTTTCTTATGGTGGTGCTGACCATCGCAGTACTGCCACTCTGCGTGCTTTGCTCTTGGACTTACATCCAGACAAGGGTCAAGGAATTTCACTTCTGTCTGCTGTTTATGACCGCAGCCTGTGTGGGAGTCTTTACCGCTCTTGATCTGGTTCTTTTCTATGTGTTCTGGGAAGCAATGCTGATTCCCATGTACCTGCTTATCGCCGTATGGGGCGGACCTGAGAAGCGTTACGCATCGCTCAAGTTCTTCCTTTATACTTTGGCTGGATCGGCTCTGCTGCTGGTGGCTATCGTTGCCTTCAGAATAGCTGGCGGAACCTTTGCCATACCGGAACTTATGGAGCAGAATTTTGCCTTCAACTTCCAGTTCTGGGCATTTCTGGCTCTTGCTCTGGCCTTTGCCATCAAGGTCCCAATGTTCCCGTTCCACACATGGCTTCCTGCCGCACACGTACAGGCCCCCACAGCCGGGTCGGTAATTCTGGCTTCCGTGCTCCTGAAGATGGGAACCTACGGCTTTCTTCGCTTCAACCTGCCGCTTACTCCGGCAGCCAGTGAATACTTTGCCCCGTTCATGATCGCCATATCCATTGCCGGAATTCTTTACGGCGGGATCGTGGCTCTCGGACAGAATGATATTAAAAAGGTTATCGCTTACTCATCAGTTGGTCATATGGGGTTTGTCACTCTCGGCATCTTCCTTTTTAACCAGCGCGGATTGGAAGGTGCGCTCTTCCAGATGCTCAACCACGGTATTACTACCGGCGGTCTGTTTATGATGATAGGGGCTGTCTATGAGCGCAGTCACAGCCGCGAACTTGATGACAACCTCGGACTTGGTAAATACATGCCCGCCTACATGTTCTTCTGGGGGCTGTTCGCATTGTCGTCCTTTGGATTCCCCGGAACCAACAGCTTTGTAGGCGAAATTCTGGTCTTCGTCGGAGCATTTGAGCAGAATCCCTGGATCGGTGCTCTGATGGTGCCCGGAGCTATGGTTGCCGCGGCCTACATGCTGCGTGTTTCACTCAAGCTGGCTTGGGGACGTCCAACTTCGTGGAAGGAGTGGCCTGATCTTAACCTGCGTGAATGGACTTATCTGGTCATTCCGGCAGTGTTTGTCCTTTATATCGGCCTTGCACCGGGACTTTGCTTCAAGGTCATGGATGCCTCGCTGATCAAGCTGGAGAAGGATGTGAAGCAGGGAGCTAAGATTGTTGCCTTGGAAAAAGAACATCCTGCAGAAGTGGCCCTTAATTCCCTGAAGGGAATCATTAAGTAAGCAACAGGAGATATTGAAATGAATGTGAATCCATATCCTTTCATGCCGGAACTTTCCATGTTCCTGATCATCGCCCTGTTGTTCGTACAGGCGGTGGGCAGTGAACGTATGCGTCACAAGGTTGGAGTCTGGTTGCCCATTGCGTCTTTGCTGCCAATAGCTGTCTCGCTGTTTTCACTCGGGCAGGAAGGCTTGTTCTTTCATGGGGCTTATCAGATCGATCCGCTTTCGCAGTTCTTCAAAGTTGCCATTGCGATTGGTTTCAGCGTGACCGTATTCAACGCTACCCGTCAGCCGACTCTGCTGAATGATAAACGATCCGACTATTTCCTTTTCCTAGCCATAAGCGGTTGGGGATTGATGATGTTGGCTTCTTCGGTAGAGCTGATCACCATGTATCTTGCCTTGGAACTGTCATCCTACGCCCTCTATGCGATTATCGCTTTGCGCGCTAAGGATAAGGGAGCGGCGGAAGCGGCAATCAAGTACATTATGTTCGGTGCAGTTTCCACAGCTGTGGCTCTGTACGGATTTTCTTACATCCTTGCCGGAATGCACACCACTTACCTTGCAGAATTGGTCCAGAAAACATGGTCCTTTGAGGCCGCACCGATGGCTGTAACAGGCATGGCTTTGTTTCTGCTGGGCATGTTTTACAAACTGGCTCTGTTTCCATTCCACTTCTGGTGCCCGGATGTTTATGAAGGTGCCAGCAATGAAACTGCCGCTTTTGTGGCAACCCTGCCCAAGCTCGGCGCGGTGGTAATCCTGATTCGTCTCGCAGCGATGTTCAAGCCTGGATACGACATAACCACAGTGATTGCTGTACTTGGCGCACTATCCATGACTTTCGGTAACCTTGCCGCACTGGTCCAGCGAGATGTAAAGCGTATCCTCGGTTACTCATCCGTAGCCCATGCGGGTTACATCATGATCGGCCTTATTTCCGGTACTGCGGAAGGGCTTGCAGCTGCATCATTCTATGCACTTGCTTACGTTGCCATGAACCTGACCTGCTTCTGGGTTGTCAGCCGCGTGTCCGTGGATGGCCGTAATCTGCAACTGGATGATCTTAACGGGCTGCATAAGCGCGCCCCGGCCCTCGCTTTTGCTTTGGCTGTAGGAGCTTTCGCGCTGGTCGGTCTGCCGCCCATGGCCGGATTCATGGGTAAGCTTTTCCTGTTCTCTTCCGGCTGGAACCACGGCTACAACTGGCTGATCATCATCGCCGGGATCAACACCGCCATTTCCATCTACTATTATCTGGGAATGGTTCGTCATGCCTACACCAAGGATGCAGCTGAAGATACTCCGTTACCGGATACTTCCGCATTCAGCTATGCGGGTGCGGCTCTGCTTTCCCTGCTGGTACTCGGTTTGGGAATGATGCCTGCCGGAGTGTTTGATTTCGCTTTGAAGGTGGGGAGTGTGGTGCCGTAGGGCGGTTGAAAAATAATCATGAAATTGAAAGCCCCGTCTGAATTTTCAGGCGGGGTTACTTTTATTTATGTTTTTGAATTAAGACATTTAATAGTTTGAGCTATTAATTCTTTAAATTCTGTTGTTGTTTTTGTTTTGTCCGCTTCTCCAGTAATGACACCAATATCTAACAGGCTTTCGTATAAGAAAGAGCTCTGCATTGTATGGTCAGGGTAGTCTTCTTCAGTTATATTAAATCTTTTGTTTGTTTTATTTTTTAAGTGTTCTTGTAATTTCTCTCTTTTGAAAGAGAATTCATGTAAGGCTGAGTCAGTAATAACATTTTTGGGATGTGTAATATATTTATCTATTCTTTTTATTTCTTCTAATCCATGTTTTGTATATGCTGTATATATAAGCTTTAGTTTTGGTTGTTCCTCTAAATCACGCGTTGTGATCCCCATTTTGTTCTTAAAAATTTTCTTTCTGTACCATTTTGTGTAGGATCTGTACATGTTAAATGGTATTGAGATTATAAAAGCGGCAATAAAAATTAGTCCAATACATGTTAAGAAGTATACGGGTATACGCGCGAGTGTTTCATTCCAATTGTCAGGAAACAAAATAGAAAATAAACTTTTGCTTGGTGGGTGTAAGTAGCTATTTATTACAGTTATTTCTGTGTTAGCAATGATTCCTAATGGAGTTATTTGTGGTTCTTTATCTTTTAGATAAATGACATTAAGAGTGATGATAAAGTCGTCACCGGTTTCAAATACCATGTTTTCAAAAGTTATTTTTGTTTTGTCGTATTGAGGTTTTATTGCTTCAAAATGTCTGCTTTGGGTTGCTCTTTGGATTTCTAAAGAATCAATAGCGAGCGAATCCTCAAAGTTTACTCCGAATTTTATTTTTGGATTGTAATAAGCAGGGAGAACATCCAGATCTCCTTTGTTGGTAACTTTTATTACATATTGTCTGATTGTTTTCTTGCTTTCGGCAATGTTTTCACCATTGTAGAAGATTTGCATTTTGGCATTCATCGATGCTTTTGCAGGTATTAATTCATTCTGACCTACTATATCAAAAACAATTTCTCCCTTAGGTTCATGGATAAAATCATAAATAGTAATGAAAGCTAGAACTAGAGATAATATCCAACCTAGCAATTGAAAAAATGTATTTTTAAACAGTTTGTTAAAAAATGATTTCATTTTGATCTAATTGGTATGAGGTTTTGATTCGTAGGTTATACTAGTGTTGCTTACGCACTAATATAGGTGATTGTGTTTTTATGCAACGTTATGCGGGTGCGGCTTTGCTTTCCCTGCTGGTACTCGGTTTGGGAATGATGCCTGCGGGCGTGTTTGATTTCGCTTTGAAGGTCGGTAGTGTGGTGCCGTAAGGCAGTTGATAAATAATTATGAAATAGAAAAGCCCCTCAGCCATATGGCTGAGGGGCTTTTGTTGTTGGAGACTTTTGTTGAGATTACAGATTCAAAGGCTGCAATCCATCCAGCTTATCTGATTCCTTGTTGCCCAGATATTTCAGAGTCGCGTAAATCCCAGCGAGGATGGCGATGGCGATTCCTGCGTAAACAGGATTCCTGCCTTCTGCTATCTGGTAGAACAGGGTTGCTACGGACCAGCCAAGAGCGGTGCAGTACATTGCCATAACACCGGAGTAGAAGCCGCCCATTTCCTGTCTGGTTGCCCCGATTACCGCAAGGCAGGGGAAGTACATGAGTACGAAGAGCAGGTATGCAAATGCAGAGTATACGGTGAAGTTCGCTGCGAGGTGCTTGTATACAGAAGCATCTGCGCCGATTTCTTCGGATACGGTTGCGCTGTCTTCGCTGATCAGCCCGATTCCGAGCAGGTCAACGGAAGTAACAACACCAACAAGACCGTCAACTACAGTTCCGAAAGCTTCGTTAACTGTTCCGCCGATATCAAGGCCGCCTTCTTCTTCACCTTCTTCAGCAGCAGGTTCCGCAGGCGCCGCAGCGTCATCAATAGATGCGTACAGGGAGTTAACAGTACCTACGATTGCTTCTTTGGCGAAGAGTCCGGTGAACAGAGCAACAGATGCAGGCCAGTTTTCTTCTTCAATGCCCATGGGCTTGAATACAGGAGAGATGGATTTCCCGGCAATGGAGAGTACGGAATTCTGGGAATCTTCGTTACCGAAAGTCAGTTTGCCGTTATCGATACCTACTGAGTTCAGCATGGAGAGAACGAATACAGCGGTTACTACGATAACACCCGCACGTTTAACAAAACCCTTCATACGCAGCCATGCGCTTTTGAAAACTGCACTGATTCTGGGGATGTGGTAAAGGGGCAGGTCCATTACAAAGTGGGACGGAGATCCTTTAAAAAGTGTATTTTTCAGCAGGAATCCGGTGAAAATAGCCATTGCAAGACCTGAGAGATAGATCAGGAATACGGCCAGACCGGAATATGCACCGAAGAGCGCCACGCAGAAGAGTGCATATACAGGCAGACGTGCACCGCAGGACATGAACGGAGCCATGAAAATGGTCATGAAGCGGTCACGCTTGGAAGTCAGGGTTCTGGCAGACATAACCGCAGGAACGGTGCAGCCGAAGCCTACAACCATGGGAATGAATGCGGAACCGGGCAGTCCGATCTTGCGCATGAAGCGGTCAGCAACAACTGCAACGCGGGCCATGTAGCCGAAGTCTTCAAGGATCGCCAGCGCGAGGAACATGAAGAATACAACAGGGATAAAGGTCGCTACGGTCTGGATACCCGCGCCGATACCGCCAAGGGTAACAGTAACCCATTCCGGTGCGCCGATATTGCTCAGCAGGTCCGCAGGGATATCGATGAAAATGAGTCCGGCCATGATGTCAAAGAAGTCAATGAATACAGAGCCGAGACCGATTGCAAACCAGAAGGTCAGGAACATGGAAATAAGAAACACGGGAATAGCCGCGAACTTATTCATGACAATGTTATCGACCTTATTGGTGAAGTTCTGGCTGCGGTCTTTCTTCTCTTTGAGGACTTTGCTGTAAATGTTGTCGATGTGGTTGTACTTCTCAACCGTATCCATCACTTCCTGACGGGTGGGGTGAGAATCGTGTTCCGGGAGTTTTTGTGCTTCTACAGCAAGAGCAGCTACAGCTCTTTCAACAGAATCCTTATCAACGGCAATTACCGGGATAACAGCGATACCAAGCTCTTTGCTGAGTTTTCTTACATCAATATCAAGACCTTCGCTTTCTGCAACATCAAGCATGTTCAGCAGGATAACTATCTGATCGGTGCGTTCCTTAAGGTCCATGGTCAGGAACAAGTTTCTGGAAAGATTTGTTGCATCCACAACGTTTACGATCATGTCGTATTCACCGCTGCGGATTACGCGCTCGGCAACTTTCTGGTCTTCGGTATCAGGGCTCAGGTTGTAGGTTCCGGGGAGGTCTACAAGCTCAACTTTGGTACCGGAAAGGGAAAAAGTTCCTTCGATTTTTTCTACTGTAACTCCGGGCCAGTTACCGACTTTCTGGCGTGCCCCTGTAAGAGCGTTGAAAAGTGTGGTTTTACCGCTGTTGGGTACGCCTGCAATGGCGATTCTTTCAATTCTATGCATGACTAGAGTTCCTCCACCTTGATCTGGTCTGCTTCATTTTTACGTAAGGCCACGCGGCTGCCGCGAATTTCAAAAATCATAGGATCAGAAATTTTAATCGGGGCGAGGGCGATCTGAGTGCCTTCGACAAAACCCATTTTGCGCAGCTTCTGGGCGTAATCAGAGTTTTCTGCTTCAAAACCGAGAACAGCGTAGGTGCGGCCTTCAAGAATCTTGGAAAGATTTATGTTTTTAGTCATTTGGTGTCTCCGTTTGTGAATGACTGTTTTATGGATGCGTGATTTGGAAGTTGAAAATCAATGTCAACTGAAATCCTGACTATACAAGTATGAAATATGCGTCAAGAAGAAAATGAAATTAATTTTCAATTAGAGGGGGAGGGAGATCTGTGGAGTTCAGGATTAACCATTTTATATGGTGAGATGATGATGAATGGTCTGATTGTTTCAGATAAAGTCCGGCTGATTCAATCCGGTGATTCTGTGTAAAGCTTGTGGCAGCTATGTCTAGCCGCGGGCTGGTGTTGTCGTCTTCTTTGATTTCATCAGCAGGGAGAACATTGTCCAGATAATGAAAATGAAAAGACTTGCCGCTGCAATGCCATGCACTATGCGGTACAGCTGTTTCTGCGGACTCTATCGGGCCGTTATGTTTGTGATGGAAATGCTGATCATGATGTTCGTCATTGTGCGGGTAGTCGGCTGTGGAGGGCGTACCGCTACCATCGTGATCATGAGGGGTAGTGAAAATGCTCTGGTGATTGCTTGCGAATCCATCAGCCCATGGACCGCGACAATGGTCGCAGCTCTCTGCATACGGTGTGATTAATACCGTAATTATAAGAACCAGAATTGATGTTCGTATGATGTTATGCATTTTCGCCATGTGATCTAATTGAAATAAAGATTGATAATCAAAGTCGATT contains the following coding sequences:
- a CDS encoding FeoA family protein, translating into MTKNINLSKILEGRTYAVLGFEAENSDYAQKLRKMGFVEGTQIALAPIKISDPMIFEIRGSRVALRKNEADQIKVEEL
- a CDS encoding monovalent cation/H+ antiporter subunit D family protein, yielding MTVSTEFITSARILIPLAITLVAPFFIWFFRENINRREAVSIWAGILTFLSVASMVPDVMEGKIVEYTLFTLFPGVKVSFAADGLAFIFALIASFLWVFATSYNIGYMRTLNEHAQTRYYFCFAVAIFGAVGVAFSANIFTLYLFYEIISVFTYPLVAHHQDDVSFNGARKYMVYLMGTSKLFLLPAMVMTYVLCGTLDFHLGDVAQGIFPPDADPTLVTITYVLYIAGLAKAALMPFHNWLPSAMVAPTPVSALLHAVAVVKAGVFSVSRVILSGFGVDLMDKLGLGLPTAYLAAFTIVTASLIALTKDDIKARLAYSTVSQLSYIIIGVAMLTPEAVQGGLMHIAHHAFSKITLFFGAGAIYVATHLKKISLMDGLGRRMPWTFGAFAIASLSMIGVPPVCGFATKWYLVKGAVSIGQWGLLVALLASTLLNAGYFGPIVYRAFFKAPAEGANIEQYNEAPLCMVIPLFTTALISVWLGLYPQTFLNFINVFGKF
- the feoB gene encoding ferrous iron transport protein B; this encodes MHRIERIAIAGVPNSGKTTLFNALTGARQKVGNWPGVTVEKIEGTFSLSGTKVELVDLPGTYNLSPDTEDQKVAERVIRSGEYDMIVNVVDATNLSRNLFLTMDLKERTDQIVILLNMLDVAESEGLDIDVRKLSKELGIAVIPVIAVDKDSVERAVAALAVEAQKLPEHDSHPTRQEVMDTVEKYNHIDNIYSKVLKEKKDRSQNFTNKVDNIVMNKFAAIPVFLISMFLTFWFAIGLGSVFIDFFDIMAGLIFIDIPADLLSNIGAPEWVTVTLGGIGAGIQTVATFIPVVFFMFLALAILEDFGYMARVAVVADRFMRKIGLPGSAFIPMVVGFGCTVPAVMSARTLTSKRDRFMTIFMAPFMSCGARLPVYALFCVALFGAYSGLAVFLIYLSGLAMAIFTGFLLKNTLFKGSPSHFVMDLPLYHIPRISAVFKSAWLRMKGFVKRAGVIVVTAVFVLSMLNSVGIDNGKLTFGNEDSQNSVLSIAGKSISPVFKPMGIEEENWPASVALFTGLFAKEAIVGTVNSLYASIDDAAAPAEPAAEEGEEEGGLDIGGTVNEAFGTVVDGLVGVVTSVDLLGIGLISEDSATVSEEIGADASVYKHLAANFTVYSAFAYLLFVLMYFPCLAVIGATRQEMGGFYSGVMAMYCTALGWSVATLFYQIAEGRNPVYAGIAIAILAGIYATLKYLGNKESDKLDGLQPLNL
- a CDS encoding NADH-quinone oxidoreductase subunit N, producing MNVNPYPFMPELSMFLIIALLFVQAVGSERMRHKVGVWLPIASLLPIAVSLFSLGQEGLFFHGAYQIDPLSQFFKVAIAIGFSVTVFNATRQPTLLNDKRSDYFLFLAISGWGLMMLASSVELITMYLALELSSYALYAIIALRAKDKGAAEAAIKYIMFGAVSTAVALYGFSYILAGMHTTYLAELVQKTWSFEAAPMAVTGMALFLLGMFYKLALFPFHFWCPDVYEGASNETAAFVATLPKLGAVVILIRLAAMFKPGYDITTVIAVLGALSMTFGNLAALVQRDVKRILGYSSVAHAGYIMIGLISGTAEGLAAASFYALAYVAMNLTCFWVVSRVSVDGRNLQLDDLNGLHKRAPALAFALAVGAFALVGLPPMAGFMGKLFLFSSGWNHGYNWLIIIAGINTAISIYYYLGMVRHAYTKDAAEDTPLPDTSAFSYAGAALLSLLVLGLGMMPAGVFDFALKVGSVVP
- a CDS encoding complex I subunit 4 family protein; protein product: MQEFAYPVLTVLVFFPLLAAVGLFFLKGDNTIRMYTLGVSIIELALSFPLFAGFKLESAAFQFVERMDWVKQWGVEYYLGTDGISFLMVVLTIAVLPLCVLCSWTYIQTRVKEFHFCLLFMTAACVGVFTALDLVLFYVFWEAMLIPMYLLIAVWGGPEKRYASLKFFLYTLAGSALLLVAIVAFRIAGGTFAIPELMEQNFAFNFQFWAFLALALAFAIKVPMFPFHTWLPAAHVQAPTAGSVILASVLLKMGTYGFLRFNLPLTPAASEYFAPFMIAISIAGILYGGIVALGQNDIKKVIAYSSVGHMGFVTLGIFLFNQRGLEGALFQMLNHGITTGGLFMMIGAVYERSHSRELDDNLGLGKYMPAYMFFWGLFALSSFGFPGTNSFVGEILVFVGAFEQNPWIGALMVPGAMVAAAYMLRVSLKLAWGRPTSWKEWPDLNLREWTYLVIPAVFVLYIGLAPGLCFKVMDASLIKLEKDVKQGAKIVALEKEHPAEVALNSLKGIIK
- a CDS encoding Na(+)/H(+) antiporter subunit D, with the protein product MTINGFLHPALAFIALAMALPFFRGKQWKWFLLVPPVIAIGVVFTATLGNFGVIPYLGNVLVLGRVDKLSLVFANVFAIQSLIGMIYALHTDDKAHHAAASLYVAGSFGCVFAGDYLSLFIFWELMAVASTFLVWLHRTKTSSAAGFRYFLFHMLGGLFLLGGLLLRYSEIGTFAFLPVDPQGMEYYDWLILTGFCVNAAVVPLHAWLPDAYPEATVPGAVFMCAFTTKTAVYVLARGFSGVYALAVAGTIMAVYGVLYASMENNARRILSYHIVSQVGYMVAGIGIGTAMCINGAVAHAYAHILYKGLLFMSVGTVLYAVGTADLDRLGGLVGKMPVVMLLYMVGAVSISGMPLFNGFVSKTMTITGAAEAHHTLLAVGLEIAAVGTFLSVGIKLPYFAFWNKPAKTDIKLNPIPKNMYVAMGIAAFLCFAQGVYPQMLYKLLPFPVEYHPYTPWHLLQASMLLAFTGAGFWIMRKVIVPHHGRNLDFDKLYRFIGNMGLLLVCRPIAWADSVWTTVYRVIGLKWLMDSAAGSSWFDRKGIDTVVDGTAYTVRNIGKTGAKIQTGRLQDYLGMAVFIALCVYGLVWYFG